A window of Thermoproteus sp. genomic DNA:
AAAGTCTCGCCGACATCAACTTGGCCGCCATGTCCATTAGGCTGAACTGTATCGCCTGGAAGTAGGCCACGGGCACGCCGAATGCTTGGCGTTGATGGACGTATTGGAAGGCCTTCTCGAAGGCGGCTTGCGCCATGCCAACCGCCTGGGCCGCCACGCCTATTCTGGTCCTGTCGAAAGTCTCCATGGCGTATATGAAGCCCATCCCCTCCTCGCCCACGCGGTTCTCGTCGGGCACCTCCACGTTCTCGAAGACCAACTCGCAGGCGTTGTCGCCGTGGAGGCCCATCTTGTGGTAGCACTGCTCCACCTTGAAGCCCGGCGTCCCCTTCTCCACTATGAAGAAGGTTAGGCCCAAATACCGCGTCTTCCTGTCGGGCGGCGGATAGGTCCTGGCCAACACGACGAAGTAGTCGGCCACGTCGGAGCTACTGATGAAGGCCTTCCTCCCGTTGATTATCCACTTGTCGCCTTTCTTCTCAGCCTTGGTCTGTATGCCCGCCACGTCGCTACCGCAACAGGGCTCGGTCACCGCGAAGGCGCCTAACTTCTCGCCGCGGGCTATAGGCGGTATGTACTTCTGGCGTTGTTCCTCCGTGCCGAAGAGCATTATGGGCGTCATAAAGAGCTCGTTGGTGCCGAAATAGACGCTGAGGCCTGGCAGGACCCTACAGAACTCCTCGCTCATTATAGCCGCCATGCGGTGGTCGCCGCCTTGTCCGCCGTATTTCTCGGGGACCCCTATGCCGAAAAAGCCCTGCTCTGCAATTTTCTTTAAGATGTCTCTAGGCGGCTCGTTTCTCTCCTCGATCTCCATGGCCCTCGGCGCTATTTCCCTCTCTACGAATTCTCTCACTGCCTTCCTAAACATTTCGTGTTCGGGCGTCAATACTACCGAGTAGTCGGTTATTGAGTCTAATGGGAATACCATTGTTGCGGGGTATATCATCTGTTATAAAGGTTGTCTTCGTTTAGAGGCTAACTGAATTTTTAAATGATTTGACATATATCCACGAGTGGAGTCCCGAGAGGTCTT
This region includes:
- a CDS encoding acyl-CoA dehydrogenase family protein, coding for MVFPLDSITDYSVVLTPEHEMFRKAVREFVEREIAPRAMEIEERNEPPRDILKKIAEQGFFGIGVPEKYGGQGGDHRMAAIMSEEFCRVLPGLSVYFGTNELFMTPIMLFGTEEQRQKYIPPIARGEKLGAFAVTEPCCGSDVAGIQTKAEKKGDKWIINGRKAFISSSDVADYFVVLARTYPPPDRKTRYLGLTFFIVEKGTPGFKVEQCYHKMGLHGDNACELVFENVEVPDENRVGEEGMGFIYAMETFDRTRIGVAAQAVGMAQAAFEKAFQYVHQRQAFGVPVAYFQAIQFSLMDMAAKLMSARLLVYLAAKLADEGRREFTFVASLAKFYATEVAEEIISEAINLHGGVGVIVETGIERFLRDVKITQIYEGANNIQRLTAYRQLIRLLREKGQIPEEVAKLVT